The following proteins come from a genomic window of Penaeus monodon isolate SGIC_2016 chromosome 22, NSTDA_Pmon_1, whole genome shotgun sequence:
- the LOC119586992 gene encoding LOW QUALITY PROTEIN: T-box transcription factor TBX6-like (The sequence of the model RefSeq protein was modified relative to this genomic sequence to represent the inferred CDS: deleted 1 base in 1 codon), producing MYEEELLYLRSRGMAPPGTLGIHPYLGGGLPANLTDHLERYRLGFHGGVPSQTHLAHGFPGDYLKPHGQCGFPTPGLPGGKPDPRIKARLENENLWAQFDKFGTEMIITKLGRRMFPTVKMSASGLEPNTKYFVLMDIVPADDSRYKFQGKEWVVAGKAEPHMPGRLYIHPDSPASGAQWMRHPISFQKLKLTNNNLDQQGHIILNSMHKYQPRIHIVAAPDLVSLHWAAFNTFAFPQTCFMAVTAYQNERITQLKIDNNPFAKGFRENGQLRSKKRSGGASPTSGELTSSPEKTTSDNDDAVLDKRARLNSVDSGDLDVSDLDDRPASSMSVEKDLSDEKVDVESPPTPPPPFLPPPQLIKSEVEEPPRPLCPLMSAASLMAAAVAESQKQTSSPADIRPPEASMLSPAAPRPCLPSPTYSTGLPGGVPAGMPGGSLPYPYLYYSHMMSPYLLSRAPHLPTPTLDKTAVAATRDAYSGYSPYLRSPASHHSSLPTTPSRPAPIHPYSYALPPQVPANL from the exons ATGTACGAGGAGGAACTACTGTACCTACGTAGCCGTGGCATGGCCCCTCCAGGCACCCTCGGCATCCACCCATACCTTGGAGGAGGACTTCCAGCAAACCTCACAGACCATCTCGAGAGATACAGATTAGGATTCCATG GCGGTGTCCCTAGCCAGACCCACTTGGCCCATGGCTTCCCAGGGGATTACCTCAAGCCCCATGGACAGTGCGGATTCCCCACCCCAGGGCTGCCAGGAGGAAAGCCCGACCCCCGCATCAAAGCCCGTCTGGAGAATGAAAATCTCTGGGCGCAGTTCGATAAGTTCGGCACCGAGATGATCATCACAAAGCTCGGACG GCGTATGTTCCCAACAGTGAAGATGTCCGCCAGTGGTCTGGAGCCCAACACAAAATACTTCGTGCTGATGGACATCGTCCCCGCAGACGACTCCCGCTACAAGTTCCAGGGTAAGGAGTGGGTCGTAGCTGGCAAGGCCGAACCCCACATGCCAGGTCGCCTCTACATCCACCCCGATTCCCCTGCCTCAGGAGCTCAGTGGATGCGTCACCCCATCAGC TTCCAGAAGCTCAAGCTCACCAACAACAACCTGGACCAGCAGGGTCACATCATCCTCAACTCCATGCACAAGTACCAGCCCAGGATTCACATCGTGGCGGCGCCCGACCTCGTTTCCCTCCACTGGGCCGCCTTCAACACCTTCGCCTTCCCCCAAACCTGCTTCATGGCCGTCACCGCCTACCAGAACGAGCGCATCACCCAGCTCAAGATCGACAACAACCCCTTCGCGAAAGGCTTCCGCGAGAACGGCCAACTCCGCTCCAAGAAGCGGTCCGGCGGAGCTTCCCCGACCAGCGGAGAGCTCACTTCATCGCCGGAGAAAACGACCAgcgataatgacgatg cAGTATTGGACAAACGAGCACGCCTGAACAGCGTTGACAGTGGTGATCTCGACGTCTCAGACCTCGACGACCGCCCAGCGTCCTCCATGTCGGTGGAAAAAGATCTTTCGGACGAGAAAGTCGACGTCGAGAGTCCCCCCACTCCGCCCCCGCCCTTCCTGCCGCCTCCACAGCTCATCAAATCCGAGGTGGAGGAGCCGCCACGTCCCTTGTGTCCCCTGATGTCCGCGGCGTCCCTCATGGCAGCAGCCGTAGCCGAGTCCCAAAAGCAGACCTCTAGTCCAGCCGACATCCGACCCCCCGAGGCCAGCATGCTGTCTCCAGCAGCCCCGCGCCCCTGCCTGCCCTCGCCCACCTACTCCACAGGTCTGCCCGGCGGCGTCCCAGCAGGTATGCCCGGTGGTTCCTTGCCGTACCCATACCTGTACTATAGCCACATGATGTCGCCGTACCTGCTGAGCCGCGCACCCCACCTGCCGACGCCGACGCTTGACAAGACCGCCGTCGCCGCCACCAGAGACGCGTACAGCGGGTACTCTCCTTACTTGAGATCGCCCGCGAGCCACCACTCGTCGCTGCCCACCACGCCCTCGAGACCAGCGCCCATCCACCCTTACAGCTACGCCCTCCCGCCCCAGGTGCCTGCCAACCTTTAG